The genomic region GGCATGGCAAACCTAGCGCGTTTCCCGAATGTTTTCTGTAAGATTTCAGGTCTTGCAACTGAGGTCGGACCAAGTTGGAGCGTTGACGGCCTTCAGCACGTGATTGATCATGTCATCGCGCAGTTCGGCCCCAAAAGGGTGATGTGGGGCAGCGACTGGCCGGTGATCAATCTTGTTGGCGATTACGGCAAATGGCGGCGCGCGTCTGATCAATTGTTCAATGGCTTAACCAAAGCCGACCGTGCCCGTGTTTATGGCGGAACGGCTGCTCAGTTCTACGGTTTGGAGATCAAATAATGACCCTTCGCATCGCTTGCATCGGCGAGCCCTTGGCTGAAATTTCTCATTACGGAGAAACTTTCGGCGTTGGCTTTGCAGGTGACACACTCAACACCGCGATCTACTGTGCCCGCGAAGCCAAAGGCCATGACATAGACGTCCAATACGTCTGCGCAATTGGCCATGACGCCTTGTCAGAAGGTGCACTGAACTTAATGAGGCGCGAAGGACTGGGCACCAATTACGTCACGCGTGACCCAGCGCGGCAGATCGGCATATATGCCATCCAGAACGACATTCACGGAGAGCGGAGCTTTCATTATTGGCGCGACAGTTCTGCGGCGCGCCAGATGTTTTCTACCGATGCCTCGCCTCATCTTAAATCGATCAAATCGGCCGATTTGGTTTATCTGTCAGGCATAACCCTCGCGATCCTCAGCCAAGACGCGCGTGACAGGCTTTGGCGCGCCTTGGCTGAGCAGCGTGCATCCGGCTTAAAAGTTGCCTTTGACAGCAACTATCGGCCCAACCTCTGGGAAACACCAGAAATCGCTAGCCGCGAAATCGCCCGATTTTGGAAAATCACCGATATCGCCCTACCCACGCACGAAGACGAAACCGCCCTGTTCGGTGATGCTGAGCGCAGGGCCATCCTCGACCGGATCCTCGCAACAGGGCCCAAAACGGGTGCTCTCAAATGTGGCCAGGATGGTCCTATTCAGATTCCGCACTCCGCTGAGACTTCCAGTTACAAAGCCGCAGAAACGGTCATCGACACCACCGGTGCGGGAGACAGTTTTAACGGCGCCTACCTGGCCGCGATTGCGTCGGGCAAGCCCGAACGAACCGCTCTCGCCCTGGCACATGATTTGGCCCGCCGTGTGGTCGGGCATAAGGGCGCTATCCTACCGCAAAATCCGATACGGCCTGCGCAGCGTATGGGCAGTGTGATCGGCCTGAGGCCGGAAGACCTGGATGAATATGTAAAACTACACGCAAACGTCTGGCCCGGCGTGTTGGCGCGCCTGAAGGCCTCGCATTTCACAAATTATTCGATCTACCTCAAAGAACCAGAATGCCTGATGTTTGGGTACTTTGAATACACTGGGGATGATTTTGACACCGACAACGCAGCTATTGCCAACGATCCGATCACACAGGACTGGTGGAAAGTGTGTGGTCCAATGCAAGTACCACTGGAAATTCGCAACCAGGGAGAATGGTGGGCGGAAATGCGCGAAGTCTTCCACATGGACTGAGCTTCAACACCCAAGTTCACATGCGGCCCTTTTGATCCACGACTGCCAAATTAGACATTCCCTGCGTTACAGAAGATTAGGCAAGTGGGCTCCAACCAATCAAAAGCAGAGGAGGACAAGAACGGCCGGACTGGGCCGCTCGATTCATTCTGCAAAGCCATATTTCTGCGCGTTGCCTATTTCAGGCAAATGCGCAGCATTCTCTAAATGGAACCTCGACCGACCGTTGGCTCCAGACAACCAGCGGCCAGCAATGTTTGAAAGCAAAACCTTCACTACAGAGCCGAAATCCCTAATCTGACTTTGGCCTCAGGTACACTTCTGTCGGAAATTTTATGACTGCTGAATTTGGAGTTTTCAACACATTCCGCCCTTCGTGACTAGTTTCTGCGGCAGCAGCATAGTTAGTCCATCCGCTCACCTCACGTCGCTTCAATGCCTGCTTTTCGAAAGACTGAAACCATCCAGGAAAACTGAGAAACACCAAGCATCTATACAAAAGTAACTCATCCTGGAGATGTATAGATGTTTACAACCTTCTCGCTACTTTTGGCAGTTGGGTGTGGTACCCGGCTAGCCGTAAACTGGGGACTGGAGCGGCGTTTCAACGTTGGTCTGTCAGTCCCACAGGCTCTCGCTGGTGCCTTGATCGTACTGGCAGGGCTACCTGACTGGCTCAAGCCCTTTGCCTACCCCCTGCCCCTCAGCTTTACGCTTGGGGTTCTTCTGCCCGACTTCCTCCTGGGGAGGAAATAGATATGGCAAAGGCAATACACGGAGGGCCAGACCTCTCTCCTGGCCAGAAAGTCGTCATAACTGCCTTTGACGATATCCCTGAGCACTCATTCGAAATCTCGGAGGTCTTTGACGACTGCGTAGGCGGTTATTCCCTGTCGGGACCACTGGCTGGCGAATATGGCGAGCCTGACTTTTCGATGATCCTAAGGGTTATCCAAGACTAGCAGGTGGGGAACGGCAGGGATCTTCCCTAACCAAGTATCCTGCTGTTCCCAATCAAAAAATCTCAATCACAAGCAAAACTGGGGCGAATGCCCCAGAAGGAGGACTTATGCCTGCTACAATCAAATATGCCTATCTGAAGCAGCAAACATGGCTGTACCGGCGAAACTACCCCAAACACCTTCAGCCCTATCTTGGGCAGGCACTGAAGCGGACCCTGAAGACCGGAGACGCAAGAGTAGCCAAGGCTCGCGTTGTCGAGGTCAATGCCAGCTACGCCAAGGTCGTCCATGAGGCTGAAACACAGGTCAACTCAGCAAACGGACAGCCGATCGATCATCGCGTTGTAGTCACGGGGCCAACTACAAAGTTCCAGCGCGCCACTGTTCTAGGCCAGGTTTCGGTCAGAGATCTGGCGCAGGTTTATTTACCCACTCGATTTGACGATCTTAGTCCAGGGGCCTTCAAGTCGGTACGGTTCAGCCTTGGCCTTCTGGTTTCATACTTAGGTCACAGGAAGATCAGCGACCTCAGCAGAACGGATGGTCAGACGTTTCTCGGACTGATCGCCAAACTCTCCCCTGACGTTGCCAAATCCATTGCGGCCAAGGGGAAAAGTCTGAAACGGCTTGTAGCACTCTCCAAAGGGACAGGGAAAACGATCTCAACACAGACCCAGAAGCGGATCTGGAAACAAGTCTGCCAATTCCTGGATTGGGCGACGAGTGAAGGTCACACCGGCGGGCATTGCTTCAGTGCTCTGAAAGTATCAGGCAAAGTATCGGTGCAAAGTTATGCTGTCCTCTCTGATCCTGAGGTGACGACACTGCTAACGGCAAATGATCCTGACCTCACGCCCATACTTTTGCTCTGCTTGCTATCAGGTCTGCGCTCAGGGGAGGCCTGTGGGATCCTAGCTGAAGACCTCGTGACAAGGGACAATCACGGTATCTTTGTCAGGGTCCGACCAAACGGGATCAGAGGATTGAAATCCAAGGCCGCTGAGCGCGAAGTACCACTTCACGACCAATGGCTGCCAATCCTTCAAACTCTGCCCTGCGAAGGACCCCTGTTCCCCGACCTCAGTGTTGACAGGGTCACCAAACGGTTCACGAGCTTGCGGCGGAAACTTGATCTGAGCCGTCCAGGATTGGTGTTTCACTCGACCCGGAAGTGGTTCATCACCCAGTGTGAGCGGACCGGCGTCCCGGAACACTTTACTGCAAGTCTTGTGGGACACCAGTCAGCGCGATCAGAGAACAAACTCACCTATGGGCTTTACTCTGCCGGGATCAGCGACAGCCAGAAACGTGAGATCGTGGATCAGGTGAAGTTGCCAGTAGCGGTACTGCTGTAATGGGTTTTCTCAGATCCCTGACTTTGTGGCCCCCCAAAAAGAGCCGTAATCATCCAGTACGAAGGGGCCTTTCACAGAATACAGATCAACATTCCCGTCCGGGTGCCTTTGTTGGCATTCGGGCGGGAGTAACTCTTGCTATATTTTTTTGCCGTCTGGGACAGTGAATGTTTCGCTTGGATGGGTAGCGCCAAGACTAGGTTAGCTTACTTGGCTTTTGTCGTTCGCAGCCAAAAGACCGTGCCATCGATGAATGCTTTTAATCGCTCTAAGTCCTCACCTTGAAATTTTGATGCACTCAATGCCGATTGGGCGACTGGCAGTAAAGCTTCAAGGTCATAGATGTCGACGTCTGGAGCCTCCTTGATACTAAAGTATGCTCCATCGGAGCCTGTCGTTTCGGTCAGCAAGGCGGTGACTGTGCCCAATAAAAATGTGTGTTAGAATTTGCTGACTTAATGATCCATTTTTTGCACCGAACCTTTCCGTAAAAGTAGGCGTAAGCACGAATAGTCATCCATGTTTTCGGGTACTTAAGATACACCTCTGACGCCAAATCCTCGTCAAACAGCGGCTTGATTGCATCTCGAAATCTCTCCCAATCGGCTTTGCCTAACGGACTGTCCATGCGTTCCTCAGATGCACCTATCTCACCGAGCAGCCTGCCATAATCGCAAAAGGTTTCAATCCCATATGAGACTCTGCGTTTCACTTTCAACGCTTCAATCAAGGGGGCCGCAGCCTCGCCACTTGAATAGGTCTTTAGGATTTCCGCGATGAGCAGGTAGAGTACTTGAGATGGACCCAGTAGGGCGAACCCTCTCTTTGCCCTCATGCGGCTCACAGTCTCGCCAATCGAAAAGAGCGCGTTCAACAACTGTTGAGTTGGTTTAACAGCGTTCGGTTCAATCATTCGATATTGAATTTCGGAGAACAGCTCGCCAATCATTGGATGACCGTGAGCGTCTTTCTTTGCCGCAAAATTTTCTAAAGCAAGACTCAATGCTTCTTCATCATCCAAGCTATCAAAAATCATCTGAATCGTAGCATAAGGAATAACGTCTTCTGATAAGCCAAATGCCATATAAGTTTGAAACGCGTTAGCATGGCCTATCCCTCGACGCCTGACCACCTGATGGTATGGTTCCGCCCGCGATTGTTCTTTTCCAGTTATCAATTTCGCGCGGTTTGGGAACAAACATGCCAACAACGGTATTACAGACTTGTCGGGTAATCCCCCATTTTTAACAGGGGGCGGTCGTAGAATTTACGCGGCCATTTTCAGTTTCATTGCGGGTGTGATGCCGCCGAGGCCCATATTCGGGCGGTCATTATTGTAAGTCCATAGCCATTGTGTGGCAAAGTCCTGTGCCTCCTCTATGTTTTCGATGATATGTTGGTCCAACCATTCATGCCTGACGGTGCGATTATAGCGCTCGATGTAAGCGTTCTGCTGCGGCTTTCCGGGTTGAATGTACTGGATGATAATACCTTGTTTCTCAGCCCATTCCAGCAGCTTACCACTGATGTACTCCGGCCCATTATCGACCCGAATGGTTCCTGGTTTCCCACGCCATTCAATGATCCGATTAAGGCTGCGAATAACCCGTTCGGCTGGCAAAGAAAAATCGACCTCGATGCCCAAACCCTCGCGGTTAAAATCATCCAGCACGTTCAAGAGCCGAAACGCCCGACCATCCCCGAGGCGATCCGCCATGAAGTCCATCGACCAGGTCATGTTCGGGGCGTCCGGCACTGCCAGCGCATCGGGTTTGTCCCGCTTTAACCGTTTCCGAGGTTTGATCCGCAAGTTCAGTTCCAGTTCGCAGTAAATCCGGTAAACCCTTTTGTGGTTCCACGAATGACCTTGCACGTTACGTAGATGCAGGAAACATAGCCCAAACCCCCAAGTCTTCCGTGCGGCCGTCAGCCCAACCAGCAGATCGGCAATCTCTTCGTTCTCATCGCTCAAGAGCGGGCTGTAACGATATGGACCTGTCCCGCTTTCGTTCCGCCCCTTGTGCTCATTTAGGCGGCGATCTTTTCAAAAGCCAAGGGACTTTTCCAGCCTAATGCCGAGTGTCTCCGGCGGGGATTATAGAACCCATTAATGTACTCGAAGATGGCGATCTCAGCAGCCCTGCGGGTTTGCCAAGAGTGCCGCCAGATCAATTCCGCTTTGATGGTTTTGAAGAAGGTTTCCATTGCGGCGTTATCATAGCAATTACCCTTGCCGCTCATGGATACCTTGAAGCCATACCGGCGCAGGATTTTCTGGTAATCCTGCGAGCAATATTGGCTGCCCCTATCAGAATGATGGATGCATCCTTTGGGCGGCCTGCGCAGGGTTATGGCCATGTTCAGCGCCCGTATGGCCAGATCGCGCTTCATCCGGTTGCTGACAGCCCAACCGACCACGCGCCTGGAGTACAGGTCCAGAACCACGGCCAGATAGAGCCAGCCCTCGCGGGTCCAGATGTAGCTGATATCAACAACCCATTTTTGATTGGGTCGATCTGCTGAGAAGTTCCGGTTCAGCAGGTTTGGCGTGATGTTGAACTTGTGATTGCTGTCCGTTGTGGCCTTGTACTTACGGGTTCTGACAACAGATATGCCGTTCTGGCGCATCAATCGGCCGACACGGCGGTGACCAATATCCAGACCAAGCTCTTTCAGTTCTTCGACCATTCTCGGTCGGCCGTAGCTCTGCAAACTCAGGCGGTGCTGCTCCCGGATGTGGGCCAACAGAACCATATCCCCACGTTGACGCTGGCAGGCAGGGCGTTTGCGCCAGGCTCGGTAGCCACGTGGGGTGACATCCACAATCCGGCAAAGTCGCTCTGTGGGAATGCTATTGCGGTGCTTTTCAACAAATGAAAACCTCATTTGCTTTGGTCCGCAAAGAAGATTGTTGCTTTTTTTAGCAGCTCCCTCTCCTCACGTAGAAGGCGGTTTTCCCGGCGAAGGCGCTCGTTCTCATTGGCCAGTTCCTGATCCTCTTTCGAAACAACGTCCGCGTCACGATAGGTTCTGATCCACTTGCACAGGGTGGACATACCAACCCCAAGATCGGAGGACACCTGTCGGCGGGTCAGCCCGCTGGTCAGTGCGATCCGCACTGCGTCGCGTTTGAATTCTTCGGATGGTCGTGGTGCCATGGTGTATCTCCTTTGGGGCAGAATATGCTCTCAAAGGGGCGGAACAATACCGTGACAGGTCCAGAGTGTAGTTCGTCACTTATGCAACAATCGCAGCTGCATTCACCCTCGACATCTGAAGATAGGCACCCAGGCGCAAAATCTCCGTGACCAACAACTCAGCAGGATCCAGGATTGGCCCCATCAGTAAAGGTTTTCCGGTGTCTTACTGTCTAGCTGTCTTACTGTCTCAAGGCTGAATGAAACGACTCCGGACCCTTTTCGGACCCTTTTCGGACCCTTTATTTTCAGATCACCGGATATAGTTTCATTAAAACAAGATGTTATTTAAAAAGTCGACCCCTACCGCCGGAGCCAATTCCCCTTGATTTTGCTATAAGTGCAAAGAAACCAAGGGGTATTGGACCCTTTTGGGACACTAAAGCTGATGAAGCCCTCCCCTCACATACCTGCGGCGTTTGGATGCCCTCAAGTACAGAGACTTATTGCTAAAACGGGCCTCCCCCAACAGCGTGACCCGCTACGTCAATGTCATCAGAGCAGTGGTGAACCACACAATCGACGAGCGTGGCCTGTCGGTTAGCAACCCTTTCCACAAATTGCAGATCAAACGCGCCGGGAATACTGCCGGAGACCGCCTAGGGTTGAAGACAGTAAGCAGCGAGCGACGGCTGCCTATATCTGACCGATTGGTCGAAGCGTTACAGGAGCACAGAGAGAACAAGCTGGACGAGGCACCAATTTTTGATCGGTATGGTCGTGACAAAGGAAATACCGCAGCCTCAGCAACGATGATGAAACGCTTCAGGAAAGTCATCTCTGACCCCAAGAAGGCGTTGCACAGCCTACGACACAAGAAGAAGGACGACCTAAGAAACGCCAGTTGTCCTGAAGAAATCAGCAAAGTGATCCTTGGCCACAGCAACAAAGAGGTCGCGGCACGATACGGAGCTGGGTTCAAAATTGACCTGTTGCGCGATTGGATGGGCAAATCCAACCTAGAGAATGGCCTATGACACCCTCCGGGATTTCAGGAGCAGCCCCTCTCAAGTCGGATCCAACGACTGACGATATTCCTGCCCGCCCCTTCAACCCACATCGTTGTTGTGCCTCCACTGCCATGACGGCTCTGGTCCAGCAAGGCCGCAGACCTGCCCCCAAAAGCCGGGCCAGCTCAAGCATCAGTGTTGAACAGACTGAAATACAACGGCAATACGATCCTGAATGGATGTGTCAGGCTCCCCTGACCGGTCTTGAATGCCCCCCATAACATCAAACATTTTCCGTGCGCAGCGTCGGTCTGATCAGTCGATTGCGCAACAAAGAAAGACATCACGCCGTTAATGTTGATATAGGCGGCAGCCCCGGAAACCTCCTCCGCCTTTGCCTGAATGTCTTTCTTTATTGCAATCCAAGATGGGTCGAGAAGGATGCTCCTTTCGTTGGCAAGATATTCAAGAGCTGGCAGGGTGAGCTGACCAAATACGGATGCATCAATATCGTCTGACCCCTGCCCGTATTGGCACCCTCCGTGGTCAAGGGACCAGGCAAGGACACCGTGCGCTCTGGCCGTAGATCCCAATGGGTGAGAGCGGCGATATTGCCAATGGCTTTTCCTAAGACACCAGACAGCTGGCCCTTTGCTCCAGACGCCTGATGTGCGCCCTGCGCCTTTGTCTTCACATAGCCTTCCAAAAGCAGG from Parasedimentitalea psychrophila harbors:
- a CDS encoding IS3 family transposase (programmed frameshift) is translated as MAPRPSEEFKRDAVRIALTSGLTRRQVSSDLGVGMSTLCKWIRTYRDADVVSKEDQELANENERLRRENRLLREERELLKKGNNLLCGPKQMRFSFVEKHRNSIPTERLCRIVDVTPRGYRAWRKRPACQRQRGDMVLLAHIREQHRLSLQSYGRPRMVEELKELGLDIGHRRVGRLMRQNGISVVRTRKYKATTDSNHKFNITPNLLNRNFSADRPNQKWVVDISYIWTREGWLYLAVVLDLYSRRVVGWAVSNRMKRDLAIRALNMAITLRRPPKGCIHHSDRGSQYCSQDYQKILRRYGFKVSMSGKGNCYDNAAMETFFKTIKAELIWRHSWQTRRAAEIAIFEYINGFYNPRRRHSALGWKSPLAFEKIAA
- a CDS encoding tyrosine-type recombinase/integrase, which encodes MPATIKYAYLKQQTWLYRRNYPKHLQPYLGQALKRTLKTGDARVAKARVVEVNASYAKVVHEAETQVNSANGQPIDHRVVVTGPTTKFQRATVLGQVSVRDLAQVYLPTRFDDLSPGAFKSVRFSLGLLVSYLGHRKISDLSRTDGQTFLGLIAKLSPDVAKSIAAKGKSLKRLVALSKGTGKTISTQTQKRIWKQVCQFLDWATSEGHTGGHCFSALKVSGKVSVQSYAVLSDPEVTTLLTANDPDLTPILLLCLLSGLRSGEACGILAEDLVTRDNHGIFVRVRPNGIRGLKSKAAEREVPLHDQWLPILQTLPCEGPLFPDLSVDRVTKRFTSLRRKLDLSRPGLVFHSTRKWFITQCERTGVPEHFTASLVGHQSARSENKLTYGLYSAGISDSQKREIVDQVKLPVAVLL
- a CDS encoding PfkB family carbohydrate kinase, with amino-acid sequence MTLRIACIGEPLAEISHYGETFGVGFAGDTLNTAIYCAREAKGHDIDVQYVCAIGHDALSEGALNLMRREGLGTNYVTRDPARQIGIYAIQNDIHGERSFHYWRDSSAARQMFSTDASPHLKSIKSADLVYLSGITLAILSQDARDRLWRALAEQRASGLKVAFDSNYRPNLWETPEIASREIARFWKITDIALPTHEDETALFGDAERRAILDRILATGPKTGALKCGQDGPIQIPHSAETSSYKAAETVIDTTGAGDSFNGAYLAAIASGKPERTALALAHDLARRVVGHKGAILPQNPIRPAQRMGSVIGLRPEDLDEYVKLHANVWPGVLARLKASHFTNYSIYLKEPECLMFGYFEYTGDDFDTDNAAIANDPITQDWWKVCGPMQVPLEIRNQGEWWAEMREVFHMD
- a CDS encoding site-specific integrase yields the protein MLKRASPNSVTRYVNVIRAVVNHTIDERGLSVSNPFHKLQIKRAGNTAGDRLGLKTVSSERRLPISDRLVEALQEHRENKLDEAPIFDRYGRDKGNTAASATMMKRFRKVISDPKKALHSLRHKKKDDLRNASCPEEISKVILGHSNKEVAARYGAGFKIDLLRDWMGKSNLENGL